The proteins below are encoded in one region of Scyliorhinus torazame isolate Kashiwa2021f chromosome 8, sScyTor2.1, whole genome shotgun sequence:
- the LOC140428386 gene encoding P2Y purinoceptor 1-like, whose translation MGENSSVSLTAAPANWTYCKVNKDFTSQLLPAVYSIVFIVGFLGNCCVLVSMWLSRRKWSSLTVFLFNLGLADLLYVTTLPFLVVYYVNRRRWVFGKVFCRITRLLFHLNLSGSIGFLTCISVQRYLGIVHPMRMMGKWKLRHSVLVSALVWGLVLTQTSVDLHFTKTNANATICFDSAMNEELPGYINYNLALSVTAFVIPFLIILGCYSHVVFVLIRNHGVDQDLRSRCLRLVLIVTVLFSFCFTPYHFLRNANLIARHFQVQGQCIQSFKDIYLVYQVSRALASLNSAINPLVYLLAGDDVKTRVEKFGKKMSRSLSSVANIQAQHLSQGQKRTLLSSL comes from the coding sequence ATGGGGGAGAATTCTTCTGTGTCACTCACCGCCGCGCCAGCCAACTGGACTTACTGTAAAGTGAACAAGGACTTCACATCTCAGTTGCTGCCTGCCGTGTACAGCATCGTGTTCATCGTGGGCTTCCTGGGCAATTGCTGCGTTTTGGTTTCCATGTGGTTGAGCCGGAGGAAATGGAGCAGCCTGACCGTATTCCTCTTTAACCTGGGCTTGGCTGACCTCCTGTATGTAACCACTTTGCCCTTCCTGGTGGTGTACTATGTCAATCGGCGCCGGTGGGTTTTTGGCAAAGTGTTCTGCAGAATAACCAGGCTGCTTTTCCACCTCAACCTGTCGGGCAGCATCGGATTCCTCACTTGCATCAGCGTGCAGCGGTACCTGGGCATCGTGCACCCCATGAGGATGATGGGCAAATGGAAACTCCGCCACTCGGTCCTGGTCAGTGCCCTGGTCTGGGGGCTGGTTCTAACCCAAACCTCGGTGGATTTACATTTCACCAAGACGAACGCCAATGCCACAATATGCTTCGACAGTGCGATGAACGAGGAGCTGCCGGGCTACATAAACTACAACCTGGCTCTGTCTGTGACCGCTTTTGTCATCCCCTTTCTAATTATCCTGGGCTGTTACAGCCACGTTGTTTTCGTCCTCATCAGAAATCACGGCGTGGACCAAGACTTGAGGAGTCGCTGCCTCAGACTCGTGCTGATCGTCACCGTCTTGTTTTCTTTCTGTTTCACACCCTACCACTTTCTGAGGAACGCCAACTTGATCGCGAGGCATTTCCAAGTCCAGGGCCAGTGCATTCAAAGCTTCAAGGACATTTACCTGGTGTATCAGGTGTCTCGGGCGCTGGCCAGTCTGAACAGCGCCATCAATCCGCTCGTCTACCTTCTGGCCGGGGATGATGTGAAGACACGGGTAGAAAAGTTTGGGAAAAAGATGAGCCGGTCTTTGTCCTCAGTGGCTAACATCCAGGCGCAGCACTTGAGTCAAGGCCAGAAAAGGACGTTACTTTCTAGTCTATAA